In Gemmatimonadaceae bacterium, the genomic window CGGAGCTGGGCTCGCCGTACCGGGTGAGATGCGAGCACGCCACTTCGAAAAGGCCGGATCTCACTGCTCACATCTCGCGTCTCGAGCTCGCTCACATCTCGCGTCTCGAGCTCGCTCACGTCTCGCGTCTCGAGCTCACGAGTTAAACGAAGCCTGATGACCCTACGCCGCGACTCGCTGCACTCTTCCCTCCAAATCCTTCATCATCGCGACGAACTTCCCCGCGACGCCAGGCTCGAACTCGCTACCCGCCCTCTCCGCGATGTACTCGAGCACCCTCGTCGCCTCCCACGCCGCCCGATAAGGCCGATTCGTTCGCAACGCGTCGTAGACATCACACACGTGCACCAAAACACTCGCCGGATGACACGCGCGCTGAAAATGACAGTGCGGGTATCCGCCTCCGTCGATCATGATGTGATGCTCGTAGGCCACTGCCGCCGCCAGGTCGAGATCGCGATCACTCGTTATGATCAACCGTGCGCCGTCAGACGGATGACGCTGCATCACCGCGCGCTCGTCATCCGTGAGCTTGCCGGGCTTGTTCAGGATCTCTGTCGGCACGCGCACCTTCCCGAGATCGTGCAGCAGTCCGGCGACGCCGAACGTCCGCACCTCGCGCGGACCCAGCCCCAGATACTCGGCCAGCGCCATCGTCAACACGGAGACGTTCAGCGAGTGCGTCGTCGTGTATTCGTCGAACTCACGAAGCTCGAGCAGCGGCACGAGCATGTGTCGCTCGCCGTGCATCGCCAGCGAGAGCGACCGCACGACGGCTTCCGCTTCGGCCAACGGCAACGTGCCGTGCTCACCGACTTCGCCATGCATCCACTGAACCGCGGCTGCTTCCTCGTCGAGCGAGAAGGCGATCGTCGCGACCGGCACTTTTGCTTCAACGACGTCGGTCAACTTCTTCGCTTCGCCGCGCACACCGATCGCGCCGAACTTGATTGCGCCAGGCCGCGTCTGTCGCGCCTCCGAGCTGTCGATCGCCGCGAGCGTTAGGCGCGCGAGCACCTGCTCGAGAAACTCTTCGTATTCCTCGCGCGTGACGTCGGGCTCGAACTCGAGCCGCTGCACGCCGGCGTCGCCGAGTCGCGTCGCCCATTCCCATTCTCGGAGATCGCGCAACGAGAGCTGGCCGTACACCGTCTCCTCACCGAGGAAGGAGAACTGCGGCTTCGGATCCTCGACCTGCAGCTCACGCAGCGCGGAATACGAGCGATCGATCGCACGCTCGCGCGCAGGATGCTTGCTCGTGTAGAGCGCCATCGTCGACAGCGCTTGAGCGAGTGAGGTGAGGAATTTGAAGGGGTCGGGCACGGTGATAGGGACTAGGGAACTCAGGGGTTAGGGGCTAGGGCTGGAGGGGCATCACAGCTTTTGCTTTTGTCCGGCTTTGTCCGGCTCCGTCTGGTCTTGTCCGTGTCAAGCAGTAGATACGTGCGCCGCCTGTGGCCAGCGCCACTCCGGGATGGCAAACCATAATGCGTTAAGCCGCACGCGGCGGTTGAACCGGCACCTGCCCTTTCACCACATTCCGCACTTCAGCGATCTTGCTCCGCGACGCCAAACCAAGAACCTCCCCCGCCTCAGGATCCTGCCTCCACGACATCCAGATCGCCGTCAGCGCCGCCAACGTCTCTGGCGACGTCGGCAAGAGTTTGCGACGACGCAGGAGCGCGGATCGTGTCGTCACGCGATCGATGAGCCAGCGCAAAGTGTCCGACGTTCGCATCGTCGCGACCGCGCGGATGCCTAACGCGCGCAGCGACGCGTCGAGCTCGCCGCGCTCCACGCGCCCGCGGATGAGCGACAATCCCTCGCGTGAGCAGCGCTCCAGCGCGTTCGTGAGCGCGAGATACACGATGCGCCCGTCTTCGTCACCGAGGCCGGCGAGCAGCGCCTCGTCCCGCTTGGGACCGCGGAGCAGGAGCCGCACCGCCTCGCGCCTGACGTGAGCGTCCTCGTGCCGCAGAAAGCGCCGCAGGTCCACCTCGAGTGGGAGCGGCATCTCCGGCGTCATCAATTTGCCGAGCAGCATGAGCAGCTCGCGCTGCGCAACGGCGCGGCCGCCGCCCTGGGATGCTTCGGCAAGGCGCTTCGCGACCGACGAAACCGCAGCTGCTCCTCCCTTGGCCACGATCTCGTAGAGCCGCTCGCGCGCCCTCGCCTCCGTCGCCCGCTCCGCCGCCTCGAGCAGGGCCGGCGCGCTCGCGACGCCCGTCAGCCTGACGAATCGCTCGACCACCGGAAATTCGATCCGGTCGGCGCCGAGCAGCCGCTTGAGCGTGCCCGTATCGGCGAGATGCTTCACGATCGCATCGGCCATCGCGCGATCCGGTGCGCCGTCGACCATCTCGAGGAGAGCTCCGACCCGTCCCTCCTGCGCCACACGGTCCACCGCGCGCCACATCGTGTGTCCAACCACTCCCAGCTCGAGCGCCATCTGGACGATGCGTTCCGGCTCGCAGCCGCCGCCGTCGATCGACGCGTTAGGCAACTGGGCGACGTTAGGCGCACCCGCGCGCGACACCTGTTCGAGCACCGCGCTGTACGCCTCGGGATTCGGATCGTCGATCGACCACTGTCCCACGAGCCGGCTCACGGCCTCGCGCAGGCTCCGGTCGGCGACGGCGCGCTGCGACTCGCCCGTCGTCTCCGCCTCCGCATGCTTCGCCATCTTCGACAACACGCGAATCATCGCGTGCGAGACGGTCTGCTTCTCCGCCGCGGCGGCGGCTTTCAGCAGATCGACGACCGCCTCGGCCGTCATCCCTTGTGTCGCGTCGAGCACGAACTTGCGACGCTGTAACGTGTCGCCGCCCATCTCGAGCAGCCGCGTGAGCGTCTCGGGTCGGAGCGCACCGAGCATGCGCGAGATGCGGTTCTGGAGCGCCGCCGCTTCCGTCGC contains:
- a CDS encoding HD domain-containing phosphohydrolase, which translates into the protein MPDPFKFLTSLAQALSTMALYTSKHPARERAIDRSYSALRELQVEDPKPQFSFLGEETVYGQLSLRDLREWEWATRLGDAGVQRLEFEPDVTREEYEEFLEQVLARLTLAAIDSSEARQTRPGAIKFGAIGVRGEAKKLTDVVEAKVPVATIAFSLDEEAAAVQWMHGEVGEHGTLPLAEAEAVVRSLSLAMHGERHMLVPLLELREFDEYTTTHSLNVSVLTMALAEYLGLGPREVRTFGVAGLLHDLGKVRVPTEILNKPGKLTDDERAVMQRHPSDGARLIITSDRDLDLAAAVAYEHHIMIDGGGYPHCHFQRACHPASVLVHVCDVYDALRTNRPYRAAWEATRVLEYIAERAGSEFEPGVAGKFVAMMKDLEGRVQRVAA